A single genomic interval of Eurosta solidaginis isolate ZX-2024a chromosome 3, ASM4086904v1, whole genome shotgun sequence harbors:
- the LOC137245621 gene encoding putative inorganic phosphate cotransporter isoform X3, whose amino-acid sequence MRVNLSVAIVAMTDSSANTDFDEYDWNEKTKALLLSSFFWGYIITQVPGGALANKFGGKRTLFFGVLICSLLTLLTPICAKIGDWKLVIALRVVQGLCQGMIFPSTHTLLSKWTAVKDRGTFATYCYSGAQFGTVVMMGSSGLIASSSMGWPGIYYLSGSLGVIWSILWVIWGASTPAESKLISPEEKKYIEQSTRTNEGGEQLAPQRTPWLKIFTSPPVLVLTLAHCTNNWGFWTLLTEIPTYMKNVFGMDIKSNAMLSSLPYLAMFLMCFVFSAISSVLDRNKCLPLSVSRKVFNSIGHWTPVVTLIILGYVGSDQTTLAIVLLTVTVGMNASCYLGFQVNHIDLSPNYAGIMMGISNCAANIMSIIAPLVVGFVVTNEKDPEQWRIVFFIASGFYFFGNLMFILFGRTELQPWNDAVPLPSSEKRNGTQLESQH is encoded by the exons ATGCGTGTAAATTTATCTGTCGCGATTGTTGCCATGACTGACAGCTCTGCAAACACAGACTTTGAT GAATACGATTGGAACGAGAAGACTAAAGCACTTTTACTCAGTAGCTTTTTTTGGGGCTACATTATCACACAGGTACCTGGCGGAGCGTTAGCAAATAAATTCGGTGGGAAAAGGACGCTTTTTTTTGGCGTTTTAATATGCTCACTTCTGACTTTACTCACACCCATCTGTGCAAAAATCGGCGACTGGAAGTTAGTAATTGCATTGCGGGTTGTGCAAGGTCTCTGTCAAGGTATGATCTTTCCATCAACGCATACGTTACTATCAAAATGGACAGCTGTTAAAGATCGTGGAACTTTTGCTACATATTGTTATTCGGGCGCACAATTCGGAACAGTTGTTATGATGGGATCAAGCGGTTTGATAGCTTCTTCATCCATGGGATGGCCCGGTATTTACTATCTGTCGGGTAGTCTTGGCGTTATATGGTCTATTTTATGGGTTATTTGGGGTGCAAGTACACCAGCGGAATCCAAGTTAATTTCTcctgaagaaaaaaaatatattgaacaaTCGACGAGAACTAACGAAGGAGGAGAACAACTCGCCCCGCAACGTACTCCATGGCTAAAAATATTTACCTCACCACCAGTTTTGGTATTGACACTTGCTCATTGTACAAATAACTGGGGCTTTTGGACATTGCTTACCGAAATTCCTACATATATGAAAAACGTTTTTGGCATGGATATCAAAAGCAATGCAATGCTCTCATCACTACCATATTTGGCTATGTTTTTAATGTGTTTCGTTTTCTCGGCAATATCATCGGTACTCGATCGGAATAAATGCTTACCGCTATCAGTTAGTCGCAAAGTATTCAACTCGATTGGTCATTGGACGCCAGTGGTAACACTCATCATTTTAGGTTATGTTGGTTCAGATCAGACCACATTGGCTATTGTTTTACTCACCGTGACAGTTGGTATGAATGCATCCTGCTATTTGGGCTTCCAAGTTAATCACATCGATTTATCACCTAACTATGCTGGCATTATGATGGGAATCAGTAATTGTGCAGCGAATATAATGAGTATTATAGCGCCGTTGGTAGTCGGTTTTGTTGTAACGAATGAG AAAGATCCAGAGCAATGGCGTATCGTGTTCTTCATTGCGAGCGGTTTCTACTTTTTCGGTAACTTGATGTTCATCCTATTCGGCCGCACCGAACTGCAACCATGGAATGATGCCGTACCGCTGCCCTCTTCTGAGAAACGTAACGGAACACAGTTGGAGTCGCAGCATTAG
- the LOC137245621 gene encoding putative inorganic phosphate cotransporter isoform X4, producing MNTVRMEAKWCQVGEYDWNEKTKALLLSSFFWGYIITQVPGGALANKFGGKRTLFFGVLICSLLTLLTPICAKIGDWKLVIALRVVQGLCQGMIFPSTHTLLSKWTAVKDRGTFATYCYSGAQFGTVVMMGSSGLIASSSMGWPGIYYLSGSLGVIWSILWVIWGASTPAESKLISPEEKKYIEQSTRTNEGGEQLAPQRTPWLKIFTSPPVLVLTLAHCTNNWGFWTLLTEIPTYMKNVFGMDIKSNAMLSSLPYLAMFLMCFVFSAISSVLDRNKCLPLSVSRKVFNSIGHWTPVVTLIILGYVGSDQTTLAIVLLTVTVGMNASCYLGFQVNHIDLSPNYAGIMMGISNCAANIMSIIAPLVVGFVVTNEKDPEQWRIVFFIASGFYFFGNLMFILFGRTELQPWNDAVPLPSSEKRNGTQLESQH from the exons ATGAACACAGTAAGGATGGAAGCGAAGTGGTGCCAAGTGGGT GAATACGATTGGAACGAGAAGACTAAAGCACTTTTACTCAGTAGCTTTTTTTGGGGCTACATTATCACACAGGTACCTGGCGGAGCGTTAGCAAATAAATTCGGTGGGAAAAGGACGCTTTTTTTTGGCGTTTTAATATGCTCACTTCTGACTTTACTCACACCCATCTGTGCAAAAATCGGCGACTGGAAGTTAGTAATTGCATTGCGGGTTGTGCAAGGTCTCTGTCAAGGTATGATCTTTCCATCAACGCATACGTTACTATCAAAATGGACAGCTGTTAAAGATCGTGGAACTTTTGCTACATATTGTTATTCGGGCGCACAATTCGGAACAGTTGTTATGATGGGATCAAGCGGTTTGATAGCTTCTTCATCCATGGGATGGCCCGGTATTTACTATCTGTCGGGTAGTCTTGGCGTTATATGGTCTATTTTATGGGTTATTTGGGGTGCAAGTACACCAGCGGAATCCAAGTTAATTTCTcctgaagaaaaaaaatatattgaacaaTCGACGAGAACTAACGAAGGAGGAGAACAACTCGCCCCGCAACGTACTCCATGGCTAAAAATATTTACCTCACCACCAGTTTTGGTATTGACACTTGCTCATTGTACAAATAACTGGGGCTTTTGGACATTGCTTACCGAAATTCCTACATATATGAAAAACGTTTTTGGCATGGATATCAAAAGCAATGCAATGCTCTCATCACTACCATATTTGGCTATGTTTTTAATGTGTTTCGTTTTCTCGGCAATATCATCGGTACTCGATCGGAATAAATGCTTACCGCTATCAGTTAGTCGCAAAGTATTCAACTCGATTGGTCATTGGACGCCAGTGGTAACACTCATCATTTTAGGTTATGTTGGTTCAGATCAGACCACATTGGCTATTGTTTTACTCACCGTGACAGTTGGTATGAATGCATCCTGCTATTTGGGCTTCCAAGTTAATCACATCGATTTATCACCTAACTATGCTGGCATTATGATGGGAATCAGTAATTGTGCAGCGAATATAATGAGTATTATAGCGCCGTTGGTAGTCGGTTTTGTTGTAACGAATGAG AAAGATCCAGAGCAATGGCGTATCGTGTTCTTCATTGCGAGCGGTTTCTACTTTTTCGGTAACTTGATGTTCATCCTATTCGGCCGCACCGAACTGCAACCATGGAATGATGCCGTACCGCTGCCCTCTTCTGAGAAACGTAACGGAACACAGTTGGAGTCGCAGCATTAG
- the LOC137245621 gene encoding putative inorganic phosphate cotransporter isoform X1 has product MTVKKIWPTSGGANVSTANEHSKDGSEVVPSGCCFSLGIRHLQALFIFFGLSVAYAMRVNLSVAIVAMTDSSANTDFDEYDWNEKTKALLLSSFFWGYIITQVPGGALANKFGGKRTLFFGVLICSLLTLLTPICAKIGDWKLVIALRVVQGLCQGMIFPSTHTLLSKWTAVKDRGTFATYCYSGAQFGTVVMMGSSGLIASSSMGWPGIYYLSGSLGVIWSILWVIWGASTPAESKLISPEEKKYIEQSTRTNEGGEQLAPQRTPWLKIFTSPPVLVLTLAHCTNNWGFWTLLTEIPTYMKNVFGMDIKSNAMLSSLPYLAMFLMCFVFSAISSVLDRNKCLPLSVSRKVFNSIGHWTPVVTLIILGYVGSDQTTLAIVLLTVTVGMNASCYLGFQVNHIDLSPNYAGIMMGISNCAANIMSIIAPLVVGFVVTNEKDPEQWRIVFFIASGFYFFGNLMFILFGRTELQPWNDAVPLPSSEKRNGTQLESQH; this is encoded by the exons ATGACAGTGAAGAAAATTTGGCCAACAAGCGGTGGCGCAAACGTGTCAACAGCGAATGAACACAGTAAGGATGGAAGCGAAGTGGTGCCAAGTGGGT GTTGCTTTAGTCTTGGCATTCGCCATTTGCAAGCGCTTTTCATCTTCTTTGGACTTTCAGTCGCCTATGCTATGCGTGTAAATTTATCTGTCGCGATTGTTGCCATGACTGACAGCTCTGCAAACACAGACTTTGAT GAATACGATTGGAACGAGAAGACTAAAGCACTTTTACTCAGTAGCTTTTTTTGGGGCTACATTATCACACAGGTACCTGGCGGAGCGTTAGCAAATAAATTCGGTGGGAAAAGGACGCTTTTTTTTGGCGTTTTAATATGCTCACTTCTGACTTTACTCACACCCATCTGTGCAAAAATCGGCGACTGGAAGTTAGTAATTGCATTGCGGGTTGTGCAAGGTCTCTGTCAAGGTATGATCTTTCCATCAACGCATACGTTACTATCAAAATGGACAGCTGTTAAAGATCGTGGAACTTTTGCTACATATTGTTATTCGGGCGCACAATTCGGAACAGTTGTTATGATGGGATCAAGCGGTTTGATAGCTTCTTCATCCATGGGATGGCCCGGTATTTACTATCTGTCGGGTAGTCTTGGCGTTATATGGTCTATTTTATGGGTTATTTGGGGTGCAAGTACACCAGCGGAATCCAAGTTAATTTCTcctgaagaaaaaaaatatattgaacaaTCGACGAGAACTAACGAAGGAGGAGAACAACTCGCCCCGCAACGTACTCCATGGCTAAAAATATTTACCTCACCACCAGTTTTGGTATTGACACTTGCTCATTGTACAAATAACTGGGGCTTTTGGACATTGCTTACCGAAATTCCTACATATATGAAAAACGTTTTTGGCATGGATATCAAAAGCAATGCAATGCTCTCATCACTACCATATTTGGCTATGTTTTTAATGTGTTTCGTTTTCTCGGCAATATCATCGGTACTCGATCGGAATAAATGCTTACCGCTATCAGTTAGTCGCAAAGTATTCAACTCGATTGGTCATTGGACGCCAGTGGTAACACTCATCATTTTAGGTTATGTTGGTTCAGATCAGACCACATTGGCTATTGTTTTACTCACCGTGACAGTTGGTATGAATGCATCCTGCTATTTGGGCTTCCAAGTTAATCACATCGATTTATCACCTAACTATGCTGGCATTATGATGGGAATCAGTAATTGTGCAGCGAATATAATGAGTATTATAGCGCCGTTGGTAGTCGGTTTTGTTGTAACGAATGAG AAAGATCCAGAGCAATGGCGTATCGTGTTCTTCATTGCGAGCGGTTTCTACTTTTTCGGTAACTTGATGTTCATCCTATTCGGCCGCACCGAACTGCAACCATGGAATGATGCCGTACCGCTGCCCTCTTCTGAGAAACGTAACGGAACACAGTTGGAGTCGCAGCATTAG
- the LOC137245621 gene encoding putative inorganic phosphate cotransporter isoform X2, translating to MCCFSLGIRHLQALFIFFGLSVAYAMRVNLSVAIVAMTDSSANTDFDEYDWNEKTKALLLSSFFWGYIITQVPGGALANKFGGKRTLFFGVLICSLLTLLTPICAKIGDWKLVIALRVVQGLCQGMIFPSTHTLLSKWTAVKDRGTFATYCYSGAQFGTVVMMGSSGLIASSSMGWPGIYYLSGSLGVIWSILWVIWGASTPAESKLISPEEKKYIEQSTRTNEGGEQLAPQRTPWLKIFTSPPVLVLTLAHCTNNWGFWTLLTEIPTYMKNVFGMDIKSNAMLSSLPYLAMFLMCFVFSAISSVLDRNKCLPLSVSRKVFNSIGHWTPVVTLIILGYVGSDQTTLAIVLLTVTVGMNASCYLGFQVNHIDLSPNYAGIMMGISNCAANIMSIIAPLVVGFVVTNEKDPEQWRIVFFIASGFYFFGNLMFILFGRTELQPWNDAVPLPSSEKRNGTQLESQH from the exons ATGT GTTGCTTTAGTCTTGGCATTCGCCATTTGCAAGCGCTTTTCATCTTCTTTGGACTTTCAGTCGCCTATGCTATGCGTGTAAATTTATCTGTCGCGATTGTTGCCATGACTGACAGCTCTGCAAACACAGACTTTGAT GAATACGATTGGAACGAGAAGACTAAAGCACTTTTACTCAGTAGCTTTTTTTGGGGCTACATTATCACACAGGTACCTGGCGGAGCGTTAGCAAATAAATTCGGTGGGAAAAGGACGCTTTTTTTTGGCGTTTTAATATGCTCACTTCTGACTTTACTCACACCCATCTGTGCAAAAATCGGCGACTGGAAGTTAGTAATTGCATTGCGGGTTGTGCAAGGTCTCTGTCAAGGTATGATCTTTCCATCAACGCATACGTTACTATCAAAATGGACAGCTGTTAAAGATCGTGGAACTTTTGCTACATATTGTTATTCGGGCGCACAATTCGGAACAGTTGTTATGATGGGATCAAGCGGTTTGATAGCTTCTTCATCCATGGGATGGCCCGGTATTTACTATCTGTCGGGTAGTCTTGGCGTTATATGGTCTATTTTATGGGTTATTTGGGGTGCAAGTACACCAGCGGAATCCAAGTTAATTTCTcctgaagaaaaaaaatatattgaacaaTCGACGAGAACTAACGAAGGAGGAGAACAACTCGCCCCGCAACGTACTCCATGGCTAAAAATATTTACCTCACCACCAGTTTTGGTATTGACACTTGCTCATTGTACAAATAACTGGGGCTTTTGGACATTGCTTACCGAAATTCCTACATATATGAAAAACGTTTTTGGCATGGATATCAAAAGCAATGCAATGCTCTCATCACTACCATATTTGGCTATGTTTTTAATGTGTTTCGTTTTCTCGGCAATATCATCGGTACTCGATCGGAATAAATGCTTACCGCTATCAGTTAGTCGCAAAGTATTCAACTCGATTGGTCATTGGACGCCAGTGGTAACACTCATCATTTTAGGTTATGTTGGTTCAGATCAGACCACATTGGCTATTGTTTTACTCACCGTGACAGTTGGTATGAATGCATCCTGCTATTTGGGCTTCCAAGTTAATCACATCGATTTATCACCTAACTATGCTGGCATTATGATGGGAATCAGTAATTGTGCAGCGAATATAATGAGTATTATAGCGCCGTTGGTAGTCGGTTTTGTTGTAACGAATGAG AAAGATCCAGAGCAATGGCGTATCGTGTTCTTCATTGCGAGCGGTTTCTACTTTTTCGGTAACTTGATGTTCATCCTATTCGGCCGCACCGAACTGCAACCATGGAATGATGCCGTACCGCTGCCCTCTTCTGAGAAACGTAACGGAACACAGTTGGAGTCGCAGCATTAG